One genomic window of Nicotiana sylvestris chromosome 10, ASM39365v2, whole genome shotgun sequence includes the following:
- the LOC104215122 gene encoding COP1-interacting protein 7-like, with amino-acid sequence MESSTLLDFAVFQLSPKRSRCELFVSSDGNTEKLASGLLKPFVTHLKVAEEQVALAVQSIKLEVKRRKNSETWFTKGTLERFVRFVSTPEVLELVNILDVEMSQLEAARRIYSQGEGYQFNSTGSGGSGVMVAADATKKELLRAIDVRLTAVRQDLTTASSRAAAAGFNLDTVSELQMFADQFGAHRLSEACNKFISLTERRPDLINPWKGVQRDNQAVRCSYGSDMSIDDDPAISNQPPTLPHSTSRGAYSIKQQRHPQHLDQYMPSICQQPTPLLQHSRESSVESEEKSKERDVIVEKEKEDDTSSQKAKSAELSRHKRRLSVQDRISLFENKQKESSGSVGKPVVGKLAELQRLSSDVSAPPVVEKAVLRRWSGASDMSIDLSGDKDTESPQCTPSSASVSQSNSKDQKTSVLTDGVSFGGSNSCNVPSMVSESRLNEQTDANLRVAYTNEKEEVAGAERLTGSCGNIDDSSEFTPNSNSRIFDSDGWKDQACGKTKSISLIRRDEDKSLKNQLKPGGQFLTSPESKSDEIALTSNSEFTGSQGGNELGGSKVLLVHQVPGLKNNGAQQGPESVQAKIRNHQEVLGSSNHSVSQLRDKASQRTTEDSVQLDSSSRLEVAESFAAKGVENNSRYLQSRGRSPGKTEEVEEDEVAPYEKLAGASASKGKDFSQQLVKLKKQGASAQQIKKAQDSRAESNSGTSDVLVSGKVFMEAQEGPKSFFTSPIGQVQRVRRSKGNQELNDELKMKANELERLFTEHKLRASEDQSNSTRKSKASDMQGRPVATSSNRKPVIDNAVVQFSDNYMLNEPATSSDDIDRSAITPLTKEADNQTYGDVLIMTSSDLSFSDSSRGKFYEKYMQKRDAKLREEWNSKRAEKEAKLKALENSLERSIAEMKGKFAGSTDKESAVSGARRHVERLQSFNSRSILRRDQQRLVFEQSDEEEAMSEFSKQKIYEDRSFDETSIGEDGSRSTQNKKLLPVKTFSSSTPRTSVLTVPRSAGKAATNTSGRRRYQSDNPLAQSVPDFSNIRKETTKSSSAVGKTTRSQSRNYTRDKSSNEGISLVKEDKLRRSQSSRKSSANVGEFREASPLSSEGFVAPLRFEKDEMDQSLSDKFLRSDSKTFLIKSKNPVFSTRGGLTQKGASIISKVEGNEYEYNDMVVEPEDASDRVQSKEEEEFENAKAEVQENFDNGEPRLSHDSEKMVTSGSENGDVLRSSSQLDSASEAVLPSVVPSEFLSGEIVQDSLGESQGSWNLHAHHPFSYAREMSDVDASMNSPLGSPVSWNSQSLSQTESDAARIRKKWGMTQKPMFVANSGQSQSRKDTARGFKQLLKFGKKNRGTDNLVDLISATTSRGDDDTEDGCDPYNRSSEDLRKSRMGLSQGHPPDDSLYEDEFCSEQVQSLHASIPAPPANFKLREDHLSGSSTKAPKSFFSLSTFRSKASDSKPR; translated from the exons ATGGAATCCAGTACGCTGCTTGATTTTGCGGTTTTCCAGCTGTCACCAAAACGCTCTCG ATGTGAATTGTTTGTTTCCAGTGATGGAAACACGGAGAAACTGGCATCAGGATTATTAAAGCCGTTTGTGACCCATTTAAAAGTTGCAGAAGAACAAGTTGCATTGGCAGTTCAGTCTATCAAGCTTGAAGTTAAAAGGCGTAAAAATTCTGAAACATGGTTCACGAAGGGAACTCTAGAAAG GTTTGTGAGATTTGTTAGCACACCAGAAGTTTTGGAGCTTGTCAATATCTTAGATGTCGAAATGTCTCAGCTTGAAGCCGCCAGAAGAATATATTCCCAG GGAGAAGGATATCAGTTTAATAGCACAG GAAGTGGTGGATCTGGAGTTATGGTAGCAGCTGATGCAACAAA GAAGGAGTTACTGCGAGCTATTGATGTGAGGCTTACTGCAGTTCGACAGGACTTAACTACAGCTTCTTCTCGTGCAGCAGCTGCCGGGTTCAATCTAGACACAGTATCAGAACTTCAAATGTTTGCAGACCAGTTTGGTGCCCATCGCTTGAG TGAAGCATGCAACAAATTTATATCCTTGACAGAGAGGCGGCCAGACTTGATCAACCCTTGGAAAGGGGTGCAAAGAGACAATCAAGCTGTTCGGTGCTCTTATGGATCAGACATGTCCATTGACGATGACCCTGCTATTTCCAACCAGCCACCCACTCTGCCCCATTCTACCAGTCGTGGAGCCTATTCTATCAAACAGCAGCGACATCCCCAGCACCTTGACCAATATATGCCCTCAATATGTCAGCAACCGACACCCCTTTTGCAACATAGCAGAGAATCAAGCGTGGAATCAGAAGAGAAGAGTAAGGAAAGGGATGTCATTGttgagaaagaaaaggaagacgACACTTCTTCCCAGAAAGCCAAATCAGCTGAGCTTAGTAGACATAAAAGGCGGCTCAGCGTTCAGGATCGTATCAGCTTGTTTGAGAACAAGCAGAAGGAAAGTTCTGGGAGCGTCGGCAAGCCAGTTGTTGGAAAGCTTGCAGAGCTTCAGAGGTTGTCATCTGATGTCTCAGCCCCACCTGTCGTTGAAAAGGCGGTGTTGAGAAGATGGAGTGGTGCCAGTGACATGAGCATTGATTTGAGCGGGGACAAGGACACTGAGAGCCCTCAATGCACCCCATCTTCTGCCTCTGTTTCTCAGTCCAATTCAAAGGACCAAAAGACATCAGTTTTGACTGATGGAGTAAGTTTTGGTGGGTCAAATTCATGCAATGTTCCGTCTATGGTTAGTGAAAGCAGATTGAATGAACAGACAGACGCTAATTTGAGGGTTGCATACACAAATGAAAAGGAAGAAGTTGCTGGAGCAGAACGATTAACTGGTTCTTGTGGGAATATTGATGATTCTTCTGAATTTACACCAAATTCTAATTCACGTATCTTTGATAGTGATGGATGGAAAGATCAAGCTTGCGGGAAGACTAAGTCAATCTCACTTATTAGAAGGGATGAGGATAAGAGTCTGAAAAATCAACTGAAACCTGGAGGGCAGTTCCTCACATCCCCTGAGAGTAAGAGCGACGAAATTGCTTTGACTTCCAACTCAGAATTCACAGGGTCCCAAGGGGGTAATGAGCTTGGTGGGAGTAAAGTCCTATTGGTTCATCAGGTTCCTGGCCTGAAAAATAATGGTGCTCAGCAAGGGCCTGAATCTGTGCAGGCCAAGATTCGGAATCATCAGGAGGTACTTGGATCAAGTAATCATTCGGTTTCACAATTACGAGATAAGGCCTCTCAAAGGACTACAGAGGACTCTGTGCAGTTGGATAGTAGTTCTAGATTAGAAGTTGCAGAATCTTTTGCTGCTAAAGGCGTCGAAAATAATTCTCGTTATCTTCAATCAAGAGGGCGATCACCTGGCAAAACTGAGGAAGTTGAAGAAGATGAGGTGGCTCCATATGAGAAATTAGCTGGTGCTTCTGCATCAAAGGGAAAGGATTTCAGCCAGCAACTAGTGAAGCTTAAAAAACAAGGTGCTTCTGCCCAGCAGATCAAGAAGGCACAAGATAGCAGAGCTGAAAGCAATTCTGGAACTAGCGACGTGCTGGTGTCTGGTAAAGTGTTTATGGAGGCTCAGGAGGGACCCAAGTCATTTTTTACATCACCTATAGGGCAAGTTCAGAGGGTAAGGCGGTCAAAAGGAAACCAGGAGTTGAATGATGAATTGAAAATGAAAGCGAATGAGCTCGAGAGGCTTTTTACCGAGCACAAACTACGTGCCTCTGAAGACCAATCTAATTCTACCAGGAAAAGCAAGGCCAGTGACATGCAAGGCCGGCCAGTTGCAACTTCTTCCAACAGGAAGCCTGTTATAGATAATGCTGTTGTTCAATTCTCTGACAATTACATGTTGAATGAACCTGCCACAAGTTCTGATGACATAGACAGATCTGCTATTACTCCACTGACTAAAGAGGCTGACAATCAGACTTATGGAGATGTTTTAATTATGACTTCCTCTGACCTCAGTTTTTCAGATAGTTCTCGAGGAAAATTCTATGAGAAATATATGCAGAAAAGGGATGCAAAACTTAGGGAAGAATGGAATTCTAAGAGAGCTGAGAAGGAAGCCAAACTAAAGGCTCTGGAGAACAGCCTTGAGAGGAGTATAGCTGAGATGAAGGGCAAGTTTGCAGGATCCACTGACAAGGAAAGTGCTGTTTCTGGTGCCCGTCGACATGTCGAGAGACTTCAATCATTTAATTCGAGGTCAATTTTGAGGAGGGATCAG CAACGATTAGTTTTTGAGCAAAGTGATGAAGAAGAAGCTATGTCTGAATTTTCAAAGCAGAAAATATATGAAGACAGGTCTTTTGATGAAACATCTATTGGGGAAGATGGTTCTAGAAGCACTCAGAACAAGAAACTTTTACCTGTCAAAACTTTTTCTTCATCTACACCTCGCACCTCAGTATTAACTGTTCCAAGGTCTGCCGGAAAAGCTGCTACTAATACTTCAGGTAGACGAAGATATCAATCTGACAATCCTCTTGCTCAGTCTGTCCCAGACTTCTCTAACATCAGAAAGGAAACCACCAAGTCTTCTTCTGCAGTTGGTAAAACAACTCGTTCACAATCTAGAAACTATACCCGTGACAAAAGCTCCAATGAAGGAATATCTCTTGTCAAAGAGGACAAATTACGGCGATCACAATCCTCGAGGAAAAGCTCTGCCAATGTGGGAGAATTTAGGGAAGCATCTCCTTTGAGTTCAGAGGGTTTTGTGGCACCTCTCCGTTTTGAAAAGGACGAGATGGACCAAAGTCTCAGTGATAAATTTTTAAGGTCAGACTCGAAGACGTTCTTAATAAAGAGTAAAAACCCTGTCTTCAGCACTAGAGGTGGcctgactcagaaaggtgcttcTATCATATCTAAGGTTGAGGGCAATGAATATGAATACAATGACATGGTTGTTGAGCCTGAAGATGCATCAGATAGGGTCCAGAGTAAAGAAGAGGAAGAATTTGAAAACGCGAAAGCTGAAGTTCAGGAAAACTTTGATAATGGGGAGCCAAGACTGAGTCATGATTCAGAGAAGATGGTGACCTCTGGATCAGAAAATGGTGATGTTTTGAGATCATCTTCTCAGTTAGACTCTGCTTCTGAAGCTGTATTGCCTTCTGTTGTTCCTTCTGAGTTTCTTTCTGGTGAAATTGTACAAGATTCACTTGGAGAAAGTCAAGGCTCATGGAATTTACATGCTCACCACCCTTTTTCTTATGCTCGGGAGATGTCTGATGTTGATGCATCTATGAACTCGCCTTTGGGGAGTCCTGTGTCCTGGAATTCACAGTCTCTAAGTCAGACAGAGAGTGATGCAGCTAGAATTAGGAAGAAATGGGGAATGACCCAGAAACCTATGTTTGTTGCAAATTCTGGTCAAAGTCAATCGCGCAAGGATACAGCCAGAGGATTTAAACAGttactgaaatttgggaagaaaaatcGTGGCACAGATAACCTAGTTGACTTGATTTCTGCAACTACCTCTCGAGGAGACGATGACACAGAAGATGGATGTGATCCTTATAATCGGTCTTCAGAAGATCTTAGAAAGTCAAGAATGGGCCTCTCGCAAGGGCATCCACCCGATGATAGCTTGTATGAGGATGAGTTTTGCAGTGAACAAG TTCAATCCTTGCACGCTTCTATTCCAGCACCTCCAGCTAATTTCAAATTGAGGGAGGATCATCTATCAGGGAGCTCAACTAAAG CTCCAAAATCATTTTTTTCCTTATCGACATTCAGAAGCAAGGCAAGTGACTCAAAGCCAAGATAG